A region of Myxococcus stipitatus DSM 14675 DNA encodes the following proteins:
- a CDS encoding glutathione S-transferase family protein has product MRLYDYAPSANGYKIRLLLSWLDKSYELVPVDIFSGESHTDDFLRHKNPHGRIPVLEPEPGRFLAESNAIILFLAEGTPLLPEDRFERAHVHQWLFFEQNALEPNLGTARFWKLTGRAALNPEAFRLRLEAARNALQAMERHLAHHPFFVGERPTVADIGLYGFGHVAADAGINLGDFPAVSAWLARMKAIPGHIGALAPYTANAHVTPS; this is encoded by the coding sequence ATGCGCCTGTACGACTACGCGCCCTCCGCCAACGGCTACAAGATTCGCCTCCTGCTCTCCTGGCTCGACAAGTCCTATGAATTGGTCCCCGTGGACATCTTCTCGGGGGAGAGCCACACCGACGACTTCCTGCGCCACAAGAACCCCCACGGCCGCATCCCCGTCCTGGAGCCGGAACCCGGCCGCTTCCTCGCCGAGTCCAACGCCATCATCCTCTTCCTCGCCGAGGGCACCCCGCTGCTCCCCGAGGACCGCTTCGAGCGCGCCCACGTCCACCAGTGGCTCTTCTTCGAGCAGAACGCCCTGGAGCCCAACCTCGGCACCGCGCGCTTCTGGAAGCTGACGGGCCGCGCGGCCCTGAACCCCGAGGCCTTCCGCCTGCGCCTCGAGGCCGCTCGCAACGCCCTCCAGGCAATGGAGCGCCACCTGGCGCACCACCCGTTCTTCGTGGGCGAGCGCCCCACCGTCGCCGACATCGGCCTGTATGGCTTCGGCCATGTCGCGGCTGACGCGGGAATCAACCTGGGCGACTTCCCCGCCGTGTCCGCGTGGCTCGCGCGCATGAAGGCCATCCCCGGCCACATCGGTGCGCTCGCGCCGTACACCGCGAACGCACACGTGACTCCCTCGTAA